From the Mahella australiensis 50-1 BON genome, the window AAGTTTATATTAGGCGATGACATGCCTGCAGTATACATTATAGCGGCCGCTTCGCCGAATACGCGACCAGATGTCAGTATAATGCCTGTAAGTATACCCGGCAGCGCTATCGGAAGTATCACCTTGGTTATGGTCTGCCATTTGGTTGCACCAAGCGCTAGGCTGGCTTCTTTTAATTCATCTTTAACCGTCCGTATGGCATCTTCGCATACCCTGGTCATAACCGGAAGGTTTAAGACCGTCAAGGACAATGCTCCACCCAGTAATGTATAGCCCCAACCGGTGAAATTAACAAATACCAGCAATCCGAAAAGACCTACTACTATGGACGGCAGCGATGCTAACGTTTCAACGCACAACCTTATAGCGTCGGTAAGTTTTCCCGGACGCGCATATTCGGCAAGGTATATGCCCCCGCCTAATCCCAGCGGTATCGTGAAAATCATGGAAATAATGAGCATCATAAACGAATTGAAAATTTGAGGTCCTATTCCTCCACCGGCATCCAGCGTTTTAGAAGGCGATGTAATGAAGTCCCAGCTTATAACATGTCCACCTTTATAGAGAATATATCCCAAAAGTGACGCCAATAGTAAGACTACAGCAACGATTATTATATAAAAAATCGTCGTAGCTATTTTGTCTGCGGTCCTCGCGCTCATTTGTAAGCCTCCTTTTTACCGATAGCACGGATAATCAATATAAATATAAGCGATATGATGAGCAGCAGCAAAGCGATAGACCATAAAGCATCGTTGGGCAATGTATTCATGGCTGTATTGCCCATTTCCATCGTTATAATACTGGTCATGGTATGAACCGGGTCCAGGAGGGAGGAAGGTATATTCATAGCATTTCCTATGACCATTTGCACGGCCAATGCTTCGCCCAGTCCTCTGGCCAAGCCCAATATGATAGCCGTCAATAGGCCCGGCGTCGCAGCGGGCAGCAGTACGCGGCGTATGGTCTGCCAGCGCGTCGCGCCCAAAGCCAACGAAGCTTCGTTTAATTCTTCAGGTATCGCTCTTAAGGCATCGGCCGCCACACTGGCTATAGTTGGAAACATCATGACGGCAAGCACAAGGCCGCCAGCCAGCACGCTAAAGCCCAATCCCCCTATATTATTGCGTATAAAAGGCACTAGCACGCTGAGGCCTATCCATCCATACACCACTGAAGGTATGCCTACAAAAAGTTCTATGACCGGCTGAAGCAACTTTTGCCCCCATGCAGGCGCGATATCGACCATAAATATGGCCGATGATATGCTCACCGGCGCGCTTATCACAATGCCGAGTATAGATACCGCAAGTGATCCTATTATAAATGTCAAAGCTCCCACCTGAGGCGGGTTAGCCTCCGTACGCCACTTGGTCGACGTCAAAAATTCGATTGGAGAAACGCCATCTTTTACAAAAATGGTTAACCCTTTAGAAGCAATAAATATGACTAACGAAAATGTAACTATGATTACCAATATAGCACAAAGGAAGGTTATAAAGCGGCCAAAAGCCTCATTGCGTTTTTTAGCTTTTAATGTATTCATCTTCACTCCTCCGTATATTTACATACGGCATTATTATACCATTCGTATCTTAAAACATTGTTAATTCTGTGTTAAATTTTCAGTTCCATGCTGCTATTACTTCGGACGCTATTTTATACTCGGCCACGCTCTCACTGAGCATCTGTGCCATACTGGACAATCTCTGTACCGATTCGTCGAGTGCACGCATTATTTCATCATGCTGCCTGGTCGCTACAGCTATCTCCTTATAACTTGCGGATATGTCCGATGCAGTACCAGATATACGCGACATAGCTTCTACTATGGCCTCCACTCCGCTATTCACCTGATTTATTTCTTCTACCATAGCACCTATATGTTCATCGGTGTTATCTACATTACTCAGAATACTACCGAATGACTTATCTAACCTTTGCATCAGATCATTCGCATCATCCATGAGATCCTTGCAGCTTCGCCCTATATCCACCGCCTTATCCACGTCATCTGACATCGACGTCATTATCTTGCCTATATCCTCCGCAGATGACGACGAATGCTCAGCCAATTTTTTTATCTCAGATGCCACCACCGCAAAACCTTTGCCGGCTTCACCTGCTCTAGCTGCTTCTATAGAGGCATTGAGCGAGAGCAATTGCGTTTGCGATGCTATATTCTTTATTATTCCGACGGCTTTAGCGACCAACTCAGAGCGATCATGTATGGTCATTATAAGCTGGAATGTATTCCTTATACCATCGGCCAACGATGCTATTCTACCTTCCATATCGTTA encodes:
- the pstA gene encoding phosphate ABC transporter permease PstA; translated protein: MSARTADKIATTIFYIIIVAVVLLLASLLGYILYKGGHVISWDFITSPSKTLDAGGGIGPQIFNSFMMLIISMIFTIPLGLGGGIYLAEYARPGKLTDAIRLCVETLASLPSIVVGLFGLLVFVNFTGWGYTLLGGALSLTVLNLPVMTRVCEDAIRTVKDELKEASLALGATKWQTITKVILPIALPGILTGIILTSGRVFGEAAAIMYTAGMSSPNINFEVWDFTNPRSPLNIMRPAETLAVHIWKVNSESLLPDAREVADGSSAVLIIVVLLFNALARWLGSRLHRRLTGKA
- the pstC gene encoding phosphate ABC transporter permease subunit PstC, with translation MNTLKAKKRNEAFGRFITFLCAILVIIVTFSLVIFIASKGLTIFVKDGVSPIEFLTSTKWRTEANPPQVGALTFIIGSLAVSILGIVISAPVSISSAIFMVDIAPAWGQKLLQPVIELFVGIPSVVYGWIGLSVLVPFIRNNIGGLGFSVLAGGLVLAVMMFPTIASVAADALRAIPEELNEASLALGATRWQTIRRVLLPAATPGLLTAIILGLARGLGEALAVQMVIGNAMNIPSSLLDPVHTMTSIITMEMGNTAMNTLPNDALWSIALLLLIISLIFILIIRAIGKKEAYK